The DNA segment GAAAATGCTGCGCAAATTCGAGTTTTCGTCCAACACAATGTTCATTGAAGTAAATTCGCATCGCCACATCTTCAGCCTGTATCATTAAAATCGAAAAGAATAAGATAGACGAAAAAACATTGGCTTATTTATCAAAAGCAGATACGTCCGGGGGTTAATGTAAATTGTTGTATATAATATTACCTGATGGAATATGATGGTCATTTTATTGATGTACCGTGAATATTAAAAGAATCAGTACAGTTAAGTATTGTGACATTGTGtgactttcagattttttttttattaaaaattaaattatttgaataaaCAATATTCATACGAGGTGCTGAGGACGCTGGTGAGGAGACATCTTCATGTAGCTGTCATATTCACTCACAAAGATCTCAGAACGAATAAGGAGgcacgataaaaaaaaaaaacaataaatagtgtaatttccgaaggaaaaatacactatttaTCAGCGTCAGAATTCGTTCGTTTATATAAATGAACTAGAAGGCTGAAAGCTTGATATGGTCATGGACAGATTTAGTGAGTAAAATAAACGATGGTCCAGCAAACTCGAGGATAGGAGGCATTAAAGACGTAATTACAAGATGTTACTTACCATATGACCTCTGGGTCGATAGACAAGAATGACGTTacgcgtcgcagagcgcccgggcgggCTGTATAAGAGACTtgcacgtaaataaatgatgGTTAAGggtaaaaaaatgggaaaaattatctTACCATGTGAGAGGTAGAGcccattaaaatgaaataagcgTAAATAAATCCAAGACTTGTTACGATAGCGGCTATCATTTTGAAGTTATCACGAAAGTCCTGcagttcagaaaaattaaaataggattATGAGTTAGACTAACTTTAATTGGATGTATCAACTCAGTGAAATAGTTTTACTACCTATCACTTTAGGGGTGGTACTTATATTTGAGGACTTTGAGTCTTTTTTCATCGGCGACTCTGCAAAAACGTTTTATATTTTCTAAAACGTaaataattcgaaaatttttcgAGTATGGCAAGTCTTGCAGATACGGCTCCATTGAAGAGCAATACATGTGCGCTTTAAGACACACTCTCTTACCTGAATAATTGCTAATCCACCAATTACACCAAATGTCATGGCTCCAGTCAAAGTTATTTCCAGTATGGGCTCAACAACTTCCTTCACTTTTGAGGTCAACCTGAAAAATTAGCACAAGCGAAAAACACATGCGTTAAAGAGACGACGAGAAACAATGAACTCCAAGAAAGGTGTTTTTATGCAATCCATCATTTAAATAGAATACAAATTTAAAGATTAAATTCATGAGCTTGAAAGCGAAAAAAGATAAGTCACAATAATTTGcgcaaaattaattaattaaattaatttcctcaaaattatgaTACACGGAAGATATCAACGCAAAGTAGTTAGAAAATGGCTGAACCAATTTACGACATCTTAAAAGTTAAATTGTATGCACGATAACTTGGTCCCGGCATGAAATTTTAGGAGCTAATATCAAAATAAAGCTTCATATTTCTCAGCAGCATAAACTCAATTAAGTAATGAAAGTTTCAGAAGATGCTGTCAAAGATTGAGGCGTTGGATACAGATAGGAATGCCCTCTCTGCATCCAGCGCTTGAACGAAGAAATAGAAAAGTGAATGaaagaatttgtttttcttttggcGTTTCAAAAAACCTCACCTGAACAGACGTTGATGATGTGTGACAGCGCTCACAAATTGCTCCCTTTGTGAAAAGTCGTCATGGCCAATGGTTTCAAAACTAATCCCACTTAAAAAAAACGCAGTCTTCAAGGCGTCCACAGTTATGAATACGAGCAATGTGCCGATGTGTGCGACATAGAACTGGGTCGCAATGGAGGCGCTAATACAGAGGTAAACAAGTGCCCGTGTGACGTCATTAGGGGTGATTCCGAGGAGAGAGAGGGGGTTTGGTATACCCAGACCCAGAGGAAGGTTGAGCTGGCGTGATGGCGATGGATTGAGGAAAAATGTGACGATGGGAggcaaaaagtaaaacaaaaccATAATTtgggtgcggcgcggcgtcacGGAGAGGGCGACGAGCCGGTGACGGGATTCCAGATCCGCGATAATTGACGTGCGCAGAGAAGTTGGAAGAGGGAACTGAGAAAGGAATGGGTTGAATTATATTTATGTTGCAATAAGAAAGTACTGTCCACTCGCTCATCTATATACTTTTCTGCGTTGAGTGACCAATCGCCCATTTTTTGTCTATCAAAGTAGCCAGAAATGACAATTCTGAAATGCGAAATGTACTTAGTTCTAGTAATCTCAAGCAAGTTCGTGgtgggaaaagaaaagaaaaaacatgcaaACTGTAACTTTATTTATCCTGGTCTCGAATGTTAATTACAATAcattttttgggtattttttcgttgttttttttttttttaaaaaaaaattagttcttcattttctttataaAGTGGagagttttaatttatttaaaaaatctgaagtAATACGAGCAGAAGTAGTGAAAAATATATCCTACCTGGTTGTCAAGCAAAATGTTGTTGAGTTTCTGGGTACAATCAATCAAAACATCTCTCTTTTGCCACCACAATGCAAGGCCCAGGTAAAGAAGAGGCGATAtgatagaatgaattttacgcgCAAGGGTGGCAGTCACCGTCAGATATTGTGTATTTTTTGTTTCGAGTAAAGGCGTAATCATAAATAGCATTTGTATGAAGTGGTGTAGGATGATGAAAGGGACCAAAGGCCAAATATTTCGAGAATTCTTGGGAGGAAAAAAACAACTCTAACATACGCTTAAACTTTCGTGCCGTTTTCAGAACCAGCAACTCTTCCGTTGTCTTTATCTTAGCGCCCGAATCCGTCATAAGAGATAGATTCTTTTgtttggaaaaattgataaaaacaaGCTGATGGTAGGTCACATTGGATTCAACGGTCTGCACATAAACACTGACATGTCGAGGGGACATTCATTTCTTCACGACAATAATGCGCTGACTCTCCATGATGAGCAtgaaatggacggagttaaacagaaaggaaccaagccacatcgggatcgaaccgagaaaaagaggtttaaagtttgtttcctgcataagactcaatgtaaaagataaacttcgaattctgtttctgcaaaatttgctccaacaaaaactttgaatttttggcgatagatagtagagaagtgatcgagttcaaaaccactcataactcaattttttccaaaatgtgggttggttcctttctgcttaactcagtccaaatgatGTGTGCTTTACCTCAACTCTACttttatttgattaaaaatgTATGATAGTAACATTGGAACTCGGAATGAATGGAAATGAACAGGTCCGTTGCATACAACAGGTATCGCAAATTGAGTAGAGTTGTTTCAAGGTGTATAAAAAACAGGATTTAAAACATTAATCGCGTCTGGAATACACCCCAAAACCAACAATTTGCGCAGTTCATATcaaccaaatttaaaatttccaaaattcaccGATAGCTGCAAATAGTGTAATTTGTATAGTGCAGTCAAGGTTCAAAGAAAGAACACCGTAGTAGTTTTGTAATCACTTTcagtttcattcaaaatttgtaaatattctcCTTCTCTAAATAGCTGCCTAACCTGTGTTACGTTTATGATAAAGGGTGAGCTCTCCTCCTCCAAAAAACATTTTCATGTCAGGTACTTTAACACTGCGGATTCAAACTACGGTCTCTTCCTCTTtgaatatattaaaaaataagtagtaaaaataaaaataaataaaataaaaacaagatgaaataagaaaattaaaaaataaaaataaaaaatacagcaTCTACAGTAAAATCTTGCTGACAGTTGGCCGCTTCCTAAATTCTAGCGTTTTAAAGCTTCCCGCTTGTTTAAACTCGCGAAGTTACcaagaaaaagtacaaaaattggattgcattttgcaaaaaggaaccactagcattgcaatgttgctaagattgtgcaacttcttttgtctcggaggaaaaccccgattatccattaatagtttctattttactcgctaaaaactgtaaatttaagacaataatttccatctaaatttcatagtttttcacgatttccaaagatgaagttgcacaatcattgcaatgctagtggttcctttttgcaaaatgcaatccatatcatGTACTAGGTGTAGAAAGGTTTATGAGAAAGTGAACTTGGATCGAACACTGATGATCATGACGTCATCGGGCCCATTAGTTGTAGTCCATTATTATTAATTGTAGGCAAAGAGAGGCTCAGGGCCTCGGAGAGTTTGGTGTTGGGAAGGAGAGAGCTCCACAGGGTGAGCGGGAGGCTGTGAACACATAAAATCTTGGGCAATTGAAACTCGGTGAGCCCTTATTTTTACACCGCTGTTTTAATAACAATAAATTATTCATAAATTCCAGCGTCGATTACCGTGCTACAGCAGCGTGGGCTCAGTGCCTTCGCCTTGTTGTCGGAGCTATTGCGGGAGAAGAAAAGCAACTTTGCCGCACTGTGGTGGAAACGAGCATTGTGTGCTCAATGGTAACCTgtaaaaaagttgtaaataattattttaacttatttaGATATGTATGCATGGATATGATAGCATACTCCTGAGCCTGGAGGGAAGTGGCttcatgtggattgcattttgcaaaaaggaaccaatagtattccaatgtcgctaagattgtgcaactttttttaccttgcaaatataaactgatcatctaaataGGTCTTATCTTTACTACCGATAAATTATAAATTGAATACGGAAATTACCATAGTTGATTTAACTTTTTGCAAGGTTTCAGTAGTTTTATTGCAAGatgctcgtggttcctttttagcggctctggtgcttgcactagagctgctattccggacggtcccagctggggagtatcaatgcagcatgttacattgtagagaccgcgcgttggttgatgggaatcggcgccattttcggctatgttccttgtcatgactttattttattgcatactgttttattgttagtcaatgctatgttgtgtattgtatttttggaatcatggtgatacagtcaacaattcaaaacttgtttgtgcttttatctcgtgatggaaaaaatgtactttacgttcaaaatttgaaaatttgaattttaaagttttcgcggttaaggaagctttaaccactgggttggagcttcctagtcatattacttgatatcagctgatagcaaacaaaggttaccagggaaaccgtaaacgtctaacaactatcgtggccattggggcgattattgaaatgatatcgactgtatgtcgccgcttacgacaggacatagccctatcttaactgtgtaatatatcgcaattcgatattgttttgatttttaaaaggagcaattcattcatacagttccgattagtttttgcgaacgggcccttaacctacggcactcggctacaaaagttacaaaacatgaatcgacagttgtcggattgtacatcaatgacaaaatgtgtctaggccctcattcttgactacaactactgcccccagagccgctctccgacgccaatgcgttggagcttcctgcttgttttaaaatgcaatccatgtatgCAGCGAGCTTTTTTCACCATCATTACTTGGCAAATTCtttcattacggacacggtcctcTCTGACCGCTGGCAAATATTCATTTCggttgtgtttttttcttcttctttaaataTTAGTATTTTGTTGATTTGACTGACAATGGCTATCCTATATTGGAGCAGCTACCTGCACAATAATATCGACCCGATAAGTTTCTTCACCGAAAAAAGAGGAATGCAGAcctaacattctggatgtaaaaaagtgtgcgacaactcacaataCGCTGAATTAACAGCCACAGCAGCTCAGTTGAATTTACATCTTCACATTGCTAAAGCTAAAGTAACGGCTGTGCCGGATAATTTAGCGTTTTGTAAGTTGTCGcttactttttttcatcaagaataTGAAGTCAGCATCCTTTATTTTCGGTGGTTTTAATGTATTCATCATGTTTATCATTtaatttatgtaattttggtcagAGAAATTGGCTTTTGGTGCTTTGAGGTACTTTACTGATCTACTAGAGTGATCTAAGGGCTAACTCATTCCGCCTGAAAAAcacggaaaagaaaaaaaaaaaaaaaaaaaaaaaaaaaaaaaaaacacacattggatctagagtccagaatcttgaaaacattgacaagaaaattgactcttgattaaaatcagatttaagcttaaatcaaaaggaaatccgctcaaattaagaggcttggttcttgatttaagcaaaaatccgattgaatcaagagtattttttcttgtcaatgtttttaagagtctggactctagatccaatgtgttctttttccagtgaacgataTTTTTTAAGATGCGCTGGCAACCAAGCGTGGAGTTGTCCGATGTGTCCAAAACATGTTTTCCGCCCCGACCAAATGACCTGCCGTATTAATAATTACGCCCAGCAGATCAGGCCGTAATGTGTATGTATGTTCATTGCATGGGGTATCAACGTCGCAGGATTAACCGCTTGCACCATGCATGTCTCGCTTCGGCTTATTACGTTCTTCCCTCCTCTCACTGCCACACTCGGCGGGCTTTGATCGATACATCACGTTACTAAACGGTAAACTAAATTTTTATCGACGAGGTCCGTTCCATTTTCATAGAGTGACTATTATGTTATTGCGTGTGTCtccaatattttgaaaaataaaaatagaaaataaatatttgaataGAAATCTCACACTCTCAGATACAGCGGGCTTTTGGCCtggtattattttattattgaactttctttctccCCTGGCAAAAAATGCTGACGTCTCGAAGAAGAATGTCGTGCAAGTCTTCGAATGTTAGCCGAATTTCCTGGGATGAGATGCAAACTTTTGggacatgtttttttttccaaccgCGGAATCagaagtggatcgagtcaatcagaaaggtcggacatgaattattttaccaaaattgcaaaattggatgtttatttcgtcacattttacttttttgcatgaaattcttTTGCGACAACATCGATGCAAGTGGTATTTCAAACAATACACACCAAAACTTGATGTTTTGGAAAACAATCTTCGTGAATTAAAGTAAAACCTCAACTAATCTTGAGGACAATTGCTGGAGACACTATTACTAGAGGCAGGAAGGAGAAATTCTTGGTAGGATTACTGCCATGAAGGAAAAGCGCTGTATGAGCATTtaagcgttgctaaatttcctacgatcaaatgcaaatttcttgggaagaaatttggctacatttgaacgttcatacagcgttttttctcGGCATGGTAGATTAGAGGTAAGGTACAATtcacatttcaatgttgctacaCACAGATATGAACTTTATTGATGagttatgaataaaaaatgtataaaatcaaCTTccatacaa comes from the Bemisia tabaci chromosome 7, PGI_BMITA_v3 genome and includes:
- the LOC109031395 gene encoding uncharacterized protein isoform X1: MVLFYFLPPIVTFFLNPSPSRQLNLPLGLGIPNPLSLLGITPNDVTRALVYLCISASIATQFYVAHIGTLLVFITVDALKTAFFLSGISFETIGHDDFSQREQFVSAVTHHQRLFRLTSKVKEVVEPILEITLTGAMTFGVIGGLAIIQDFRDNFKMIAAIVTSLGFIYAYFILMGSTSHMAEDVAMRIYFNEHCVGRKLEFAQHFPFMIMRSYKPVKFRIHNCWAITFENSVKYTQLMYSFYIALNSATSKYNKNINLHSVTNHHG
- the LOC109031395 gene encoding uncharacterized protein isoform X2 — protein: MVLFYFLPPIVTFFLNPSPSRQLNLPLGLGIPNPLSLLGITPNDVTRALVYLCISASIATQFYVAHIGTLLVFITVDALKTAFFLSGISFETIGHDDFSQREQFVSAVTHHQRLFRLTSKVKEVVEPILEITLTGAMTFGVIGGLAIIQAEDVAMRIYFNEHCVGRKLEFAQHFPFMIMRSYKPVKFRIHNCWAITFENSVKYTQLMYSFYIALNSATSKYNKNINLHSVTNHHG